One genomic window of Salmo salar chromosome ssa12, Ssal_v3.1, whole genome shotgun sequence includes the following:
- the LOC123725626 gene encoding uncharacterized protein: MTILHSEPSTSTKAAQAAPAKTLEVNPCLDEDEVVPSTSMIEGYLMTTQAAWAASAQSLEEEVGGADVSEVSIGSLTPTEARQDLLEKIPSLLPGEILIEEDIPLLSTPRDTVMSPQTLKLILQGIMRRLEASESPQARRANDPFRLMKNLFLEVQHALKYVDISVLFSLEESIQFRGEDAMKAIVKAAAKRLSLRSDSNRAQLRAVRYGGEGAIYCMADTIAHVINDHAQDWSSDGHFGASRSRGSGRSHSSSSSSKSDITLTEELLVQGESLEEDQEDVVAIDDNKKCDSASLEKASSSSLSTDLVDSTSTQVSRLPLTSRLLSYWGFLIVRHQLISVSLSTKKTGKDEAVKERVRKSGEGMRGCKKTLKKNKVASLGTDDTVADEPGKKQSLLLRITAALAKLFCFPCKKRSGKKFKP, encoded by the exons ATGACTATCTTACACTCGGAGCCCTCCACCTCAACCAAGGCAGCACAGGCAGCTCCTGCAAAGACCCTGGAGGTCAACCCCTGTCTGGATGAAGACGAGGTAGTCCCCAGCACCTCCATGATTGAGGGCTACCTAATGACCACTCAGGCAGCATGGGCAGCTTCTGCACAGAGCTTGGAAGAAGAGGTTGGGGGAGCTGATGTCTCTGAGGTGAGTATCGGCTCCCTGACCCCCACCGAGGCCAGGCAGGACCTCCTGGAGAAGATTCCCTCTCTCCTGCCGGGTGAGATCCTCATCGAAGAGGACATCCCCCTTCTCAGCACTCCCAGGGACACCGTTATGAGCCCCCAGACCCTGAAGCTCATCCTCCAGGGCATCATGCGCCGACTGGAGGCCTCAGAGTCCCCCCAGGCCAGGAGGGCCAACGACCCCTTCAGGCTGATGAAGAATCTCTTTTTGGAGGTCCAGCATGCCCTTAAGTATGTTGACATCTCTGTCCTCTTCAGCCTGGAGGAGAGCATCCAATTCAGGGGGGAAGATGCAATGAAGGCCATCGTGAAGGCTGCGGCTAAAAGGTTGTCCCTGCGCTCGGACTCCAACCGGGCTCAACTGCGCGCCGTACGCTATGGTGGCGAGGGAGCCATCTATTGCATGGCAGACACCATCGCGCATGTCATAAACGACCACGCCCAGGACTGGAGTTCTGACGGCCATTTTGGAGCGAGTAGGAGCCGTGGTAGTGGGAGATCACACTCCTCCTCAAGCTCCTCAAAGAGTGACATCACcctcacagaggaactcttggtCCAGGGGGAAAGCCTGGAAGAGGACCAAGAGGATGTGGTTGCGATTGACGACAACAAGAAATGTGACTCTGCTAGCTTGGAGAAGGCCAGCAGCAGCTCCCTCTCCACAGACCTTGTGGACAGCACCTCCACACAGGTAAGCAGACTACCATTAACCAGTAGGTTGTTAAGTTATTGGGGCTTTTTGATTGTGAGGCACCAACtcatatctgtttctctctctactaAGAAGACAGGGAAGGACGAGGCAGTGAAGGAAAGAGTGAGGAAGTCAGGAGAGGGGATGCGTGGTTGCAAGAAGACCCTGAAGAAGAACAAGGTGGCATCACTTGGCACTGATG ATACCGTGGCTGATGAGCCGGGAAAAAAACAGTCTCTCCTCCTGCGGATTACAGCTGCCCTGGCAAAATTATTTTGCTTCCCCTGCAAAAAGAGAAGCGGTAAAAAGTTCAAGCCATGA